CGCGCTTTGGCCCCAGCGCTGCGCCGAGTACACGGTCAGGGCTTGCTCCAGCTTTGCCAGGGCGGAAAGCTCGGCCTGAAAGGTTTTTAATGCATTTTCAGCTTTAATATGATGTTCTAGACGTTTTTCTAGGTGTTGGCGCATGACCTCTCCATTGATGCGCTCCAAATCTCTGATTTTAATTTCTTTTAGCGACTCCTGGAGAGGCATGATGCGCTCGATAACTACACGCGTCGTACTGATTGAATGCAAGCCGACATTGCCATCGGCCTTGGCTTCGTGGCGGCTCTCTCCAATGCGAGTAATGCCCTTTATTACTGTCAAAATTTGATATTTTATCGAGCCACGCATGGCACAGCCACCTTTATACTCTCCAACAATAAGAAAAGAATGAAAATTGAATTGGGCCTGAAAAAGAACGGAGAAGTTACTCTTTCGCGGCCCGAGCTTTCATCTTTTCCATGGCGCGAAGATAGATGTTCCGTACACTCGCGCCGGTGGAAAGAGGCTTGCCCGTGACTGACGAAATATGGTCGGCAATCAACGGCACGACTTCAGCGTATTCGTACCCTTGGCTGACTGCCACGACCACTGTTCGCTCCAGATCGTCCAGACACTCCATGACTTCTTGCAACAGTATACGGCTTTCGTCGTCAAGCTCTCCATCAACAGAAGGAGGCTGAACTAATACACCTAGATCCTGAACTTGGATTTCAATCTTGGGCCTGTAGTCATCACACTTGTTCTTTAATACACGGTAATGAGTCTTGAAAGATTTGCCCAGGTTCTCCCCGGCTGCTGATGCGTCCAGAAGTCGTTCATACATGAGACTTGCTGTTTCGGCCTGAGTGAGCGTGACAAAATGTCTTGATACCGCCATTTTCTTAATGAATGAGTTCACCCGCTCCTTAGCTGCCGTCATGCCTTCGATCAGCAAGTCCACCTTGGAACGGACCAACAGTCGATGACGGCTGATGAAATCATGGAGTCCTTGGAAAAAAAGGAAGGTAGGCCTCAAATCGAAAAATTCTTCAACGCTTTCGACTTGGAAATATGTATGTTTCTTTTCTGTTTTGAAGAACTGCGCCCATTTGTCTTTTGCACGGTGAATAGAAAAAATATACCGGTTCAAGGCATTTTGAAATTGAGCATCCCACAGCTGCATGACTTCGCGCTTGAGAGGCGGATAAAATTTACGCTGGCAGTACCGAAGAAGATCGATATAACAAACTTTGTATTTATCCTTGACCCTTCCAGCCCCTCTGATCTCCGATGAAATACGGCCAGTCCTTCTTAAATACTGAACCGAGTTCAGGGAAATCCGATTTTTTGCCCTGGCTGGAAGCGCACCCCAGGCCTCCGGAATCGGCAAAAAAAATGAAGTTCCATGTTCCTTGTGAAAATTCAAAATCAGCTCAAACGAAGTCACGTTCTTCCCCCCAAAAAGCTCTCTTTTAGTTTGGAAAAATAATAAATTTGTATACTACTGATTCAGTAACTATTTTAAATAACGTGCTGTTAAAACTGGCTTCCATATCCAAGTATCAAACTTTATTATTTTCAAGCAATTGTATCGCGCCTTGAGAAACAGTCCATGACATCTTCAATATAAACTAAATAGCGGAAACCAAATTTTCCACGACTTGGCTCTTTTAAAAAACGAATAGCGCCTGCATTCACTCGTTTTCGCAGCCCTTGAGGACTCACTTGAAAAAACGTCGCCGCCAACGCAATTGACATATATTTATGCCGTTCTTGTTTTTTTCCCATGGTTACTTATCCTCACTCGAATTGTATTGGTACTCCTCGCCCTGGTAGTAGTCATTGGGGTCACGGTTGGTGTTCACTACGCCTTCTGTAAAACGGTCCAGGGCCTTCTGCACCTTTTCGTTGGGGTCGAAGTTGCCTTGGCGCACCAAATCTTCGGCATATGCGCTGAAATCTATCCGCGAGAAGTCTATTTTTGCGAACTCATCCGCCTGGAATCCACGACAATTTGGACTTTTACCTGATCCCCACCCCATGTTGATCTGTGGTCTTCCGCCTTCGTGGACCAGCAGTGCAAGCTTTGAGTTGAAACAGCAGTATTGCTTTGATGATTGAAGGCACATGCCGAAGACTTTCATTTTGCATCTATCGCCTACATATCTGCAAACGCCCTTGGCAATTTTGCAACCTAATATTTTTTCTCCTGCGGTGCATTTGCTCATCTGTTGGAATGTATTATATATACTGTAAATTGTGTACGCGTAGGAAACAAAATTGAACGATGTTAAAAGCGATGATGCCAGATGATCTGTAAGCATCGACTTTCCAGCAAAATCAAGCGCATCTTTTATCCCACTTTTTTGCAGAACAGTGGCTACATTTTGTGCTTCTGAGCTGCCAAAAAGACTCATCATCGTTGGCATGACGGCATCAACCGCACCTGTTGAAATATAACTATTCACTATTTCAGCAGCCATGTAGTCACACAACTGTTCCTTGCCCAAAGAATACCCAAGGCTAACAGCGGTCATCGCCAGGTCATCCAAGCCAAATTCACTCGCCATGTTGCTGAACGAGCAGGCCGAGGACGCCTGGGGTTCTGATTTGCAACAGTTATTGAAAGCCGTCATCGCACCCGATTTTCGACATTCCTGCCGTTCGCCTGGAAAGAAATAAATTTGACCGTTGCAGGCCAACGGGTTGCTCTTGTTCTCCTGCTCATCAAGCTTGCAAAGCCCCTGGGATGTGCAGGTGCAGTGCCCAGTGCCCCAGATCGCTTCGCAGGCCGCGAGGGTGTAGAATCCCGTGGCCGGACGCTGGTAAAAACAGGCCTTTGATCCGTCATCCAGCTCCGTGCAGGCGCAAAACGCTTGGCCATAGCGTTTCACGCAATCAACCGGATCCATGAGCACGGAATGTCCCAGCAAGACATTTTTCTCGGCCGGCGTGTACCCTTTTCCCGTGGAGGAGATGGGTACGCCGTTTTCATCAACTTGAATGCTGGCATAGACTGCGGGGCGCAAGACCAGGTCCAGGATGAAGATGGAGAGAAAGGCGAGGATAAAGGCTGGACGAAGGTTCATGTCTGCCTCTTTGTCACTGCATTGGCGGGATGGAGTTGGCTAACTTCCATTTTATTTTGTCTGTTAGTACTATGCCGCACCGCATCGCAACATCAAAAGTAATATCACCACCATGCTTCATTCCAGATGGCATCGGCGCTCCGCTGAAAACAACCGGCTTTCCCATTGCAATGGCAATAATTTCAGCGCGGATCATCGCGGCGGCATCCCGGATTTCCTCGTTCAGCTGCTCCATGGACTTGGACTTACCGGTTTTTACAGAGTCAAATATATTGGAAGTTGCGGAAGAAATCAGTTTGTCGTAGTCACAGGTTAAAAAAATACCTTCGTCTCCGACGTTGGATGAAGAGAATGCGATTCTGAAGATGAAGATGGACGCGACTACAGCAAAAACGGCACAGAGTACATACTTTTTCATACAAAACTCCGATGTAAAGTAACATAACATTTCTGATGCTATCTTCGTGGCCTGCTGTAAGATTGAGCTTTTTTTAAAGAGGTCGCTTTTCCTCTATAACTACTTGGAATTTTGACAGGGTTCCAAGCGCTATCCCTGCGACCTGCT
This sequence is a window from Desulfovibrio aminophilus DSM 12254. Protein-coding genes within it:
- the traN gene encoding conjugal transfer protein TraN; the protein is MNLRPAFILAFLSIFILDLVLRPAVYASIQVDENGVPISSTGKGYTPAEKNVLLGHSVLMDPVDCVKRYGQAFCACTELDDGSKACFYQRPATGFYTLAACEAIWGTGHCTCTSQGLCKLDEQENKSNPLACNGQIYFFPGERQECRKSGAMTAFNNCCKSEPQASSACSFSNMASEFGLDDLAMTAVSLGYSLGKEQLCDYMAAEIVNSYISTGAVDAVMPTMMSLFGSSEAQNVATVLQKSGIKDALDFAGKSMLTDHLASSLLTSFNFVSYAYTIYSIYNTFQQMSKCTAGEKILGCKIAKGVCRYVGDRCKMKVFGMCLQSSKQYCCFNSKLALLVHEGGRPQINMGWGSGKSPNCRGFQADEFAKIDFSRIDFSAYAEDLVRQGNFDPNEKVQKALDRFTEGVVNTNRDPNDYYQGEEYQYNSSEDK